The following DNA comes from Triticum aestivum cultivar Chinese Spring unplaced genomic scaffold, IWGSC CS RefSeq v2.1 scaffold138944, whole genome shotgun sequence.
CAACCATTTCCACCACAACAATCATATCCACAACCACAACCACAATATCCGCAACCACAACAACCAATTTCGCAGCAACAAGCacaactacaacaacaacaacaacaacaacaacaacaacaaatcctTCAACAAATTCTGCAACAACAACTGATTCCATGCAGGGATGTCGTCTTGCAACAACCCAATATAGCACATGCAAGCTCACAAGTATCGCAACAAAGTTACCAACTGTTGCAACAATTATGTTGTCAGCAACTGTGGCAGACCCCCGAGCAGTCACGGTGCCAAGCCATCCACAATGTCATTCATGCTATTATTttgcatcaacaacaacaacaacaacaacaacaacaacaacaacaacaacaacaacaaccgtcGAGCCAGGTCTCCTACCAGCAGCCTCAGCAACAATATCCATCAGGCCAGGGCTTCTTCCAGCCATCTCAGCAAAACCCACAGGCCCAGGGCTTTGTCCAACCTCAGCAACTGCCGCAGTTCCAGGAAATAA
Coding sequences within:
- the LOC123178654 gene encoding alpha/beta-gliadin A-III-like is translated as FPPQQSYPQPQPQYPQPQQPISQQQAQLQQQQQQQQQQQQQQQQQQQQQQQQQQQQPSSQVSYQQPQQQYPSGQGFFQPSQQNPQAQGFVQPQQLPQFQEIRNLALQTLPAMCNVYIPPYCSTTIAPFGIMSTN